Proteins found in one Salinimonas lutimaris genomic segment:
- a CDS encoding acyltransferase family protein, whose product MNFRYDINGLRAIAVIAVVVFHFNPQWLPGGFAGVDVFFVISGFLMTSIICRGLEKDSFSTWQFYMARANRIIPALAAVCAVLMLFGWVYLLPDEYAALGKHVAGSVSFLSNFVYWMEAGYFDASSHEKWLLHSWSLSVEWQFYLIYPLILLAFTRLLGVARLKWLVLGLTVAGFIYSAVTSALWPSASYYLLATRAWELMFGGLAYLFPVVMTGQRQRVTNLVGIALIVVAYATVSESNPWPGSLAIIPVLGTYLVILAAQQNSVFTNNAVFQPLGRWSYSIYLWHWPVVVFGYRYDISYWWVPGLVLSVLLGWLSYRLVENIKWQRVSSVFATWRAKPVWMAALMLVVGITVLSGQGLVQRFDPAMQAMIKSVEFSPLRDKCHVNEYQNPHDACEYLNDNVTWAVFGDSHTVEIAYALAEKLDVRGESLKHYSFSGCAPQQLDTPGNSKCSAWYKDAVQDILNDERIQSVLINHRYSWSLFGDHAPSYPALPDQHKPERTARVMGSLDTVIEKLASVKQHVYVMLPVPEIGKSAPAVLAYHYAKGEVADQITGTSMTYYQQRNKAVLAHFSRQTYPDNVTLLDPTKAFCEQQNCYVIDKGKSLYFDNNHPSMTGARKLVELLPDELAGQH is encoded by the coding sequence TTGAATTTCAGATACGATATAAACGGTTTACGGGCCATCGCAGTGATCGCTGTGGTGGTCTTTCATTTTAATCCTCAGTGGCTGCCCGGCGGCTTTGCCGGTGTCGATGTATTTTTTGTGATCTCCGGCTTTCTGATGACCAGTATCATCTGCCGCGGACTGGAAAAAGACAGCTTCAGCACCTGGCAGTTTTATATGGCCAGAGCCAATCGAATTATTCCGGCACTGGCGGCAGTGTGTGCGGTACTTATGCTGTTCGGATGGGTTTATCTGTTGCCGGATGAGTACGCGGCGCTGGGCAAACATGTGGCCGGCAGTGTCAGTTTTCTGTCAAATTTTGTGTACTGGATGGAAGCGGGCTATTTTGATGCGTCGTCGCATGAAAAATGGCTGTTGCACAGCTGGTCGCTGTCGGTTGAATGGCAGTTTTATCTGATTTACCCGCTGATATTGCTCGCTTTCACCCGGCTGTTGGGCGTGGCCAGGCTTAAATGGCTGGTACTGGGCCTGACCGTCGCCGGGTTTATCTACAGTGCGGTGACCTCAGCCCTGTGGCCCAGTGCATCATATTATTTACTGGCCACCCGCGCCTGGGAGCTGATGTTTGGTGGTCTGGCTTATTTATTTCCGGTGGTGATGACCGGTCAGCGCCAGCGAGTAACTAATTTGGTCGGCATTGCGCTGATTGTGGTGGCCTATGCCACGGTCAGCGAAAGCAATCCCTGGCCGGGCTCACTGGCCATCATTCCGGTTCTGGGAACCTACCTGGTTATTCTGGCTGCCCAGCAAAACAGTGTGTTTACCAACAATGCTGTGTTTCAGCCGCTGGGTCGCTGGTCTTATTCCATTTACTTGTGGCACTGGCCGGTCGTGGTATTCGGTTATCGCTATGATATCAGTTACTGGTGGGTACCCGGGCTGGTACTGTCGGTTCTGCTGGGCTGGCTGAGTTACCGGCTGGTGGAAAATATTAAATGGCAACGAGTGAGCAGTGTGTTTGCGACCTGGCGGGCCAAACCAGTCTGGATGGCCGCCCTGATGCTGGTGGTGGGAATCACCGTGTTGTCTGGTCAGGGGCTGGTTCAGCGGTTTGACCCTGCTATGCAGGCGATGATCAAATCTGTGGAGTTCAGTCCGCTGCGCGATAAGTGTCATGTTAATGAGTATCAGAACCCTCACGATGCCTGCGAGTACCTTAACGACAATGTGACCTGGGCGGTATTTGGTGACAGCCATACGGTAGAGATTGCCTATGCCCTGGCAGAAAAACTGGATGTTCGTGGAGAAAGTCTCAAACATTACAGTTTTTCTGGCTGCGCACCGCAGCAGCTGGATACGCCCGGTAACAGTAAATGCTCGGCCTGGTATAAAGACGCGGTGCAGGACATACTGAATGATGAGCGGATTCAGTCGGTACTGATTAATCACCGCTATTCCTGGAGTTTATTTGGCGACCATGCTCCTTCTTATCCGGCACTGCCAGACCAGCATAAACCCGAGCGGACTGCCCGGGTGATGGGCTCGCTGGACACAGTGATTGAAAAGCTGGCCAGCGTTAAACAACATGTGTATGTGATGCTGCCGGTACCAGAAATTGGCAAAAGTGCGCCGGCGGTATTGGCTTATCATTATGCCAAAGGTGAGGTAGCAGACCAGATCACAGGTACCAGCATGACGTATTATCAGCAACGAAACAAAGCGGTTCTGGCCCATTTTTCCCGG